One genomic window of Magnolia sinica isolate HGM2019 chromosome 3, MsV1, whole genome shotgun sequence includes the following:
- the LOC131241273 gene encoding F-box/kelch-repeat protein At3g61590-like isoform X1, protein MEGETSWVTHCLDDVGREVSQLEGFSEISDEGSKDSLVSLDSILPDDLLERILAYLPIASIFRMGSVCKRWNEIVNSRRFLWNFSNILSQKPWYFMFTSNDNPAGYAYDPILRKWYVFELPCNLTSCWFIASSCGLVCFMDNQTRSQLFVCNPITKNFRKLEEPPRLNSSPDYSALAISVDRKSLSYTISIVKSKQVPGDFIQWDTSIHVYNSDTQSWVTLATEVLRGWRGGDESVICHGVLYCLIYSTLVMGGNSNRHGLIMYDLSRTSSHASLMGTLIPVPCSLTCGRLMNLKEKLVMVGGIGKPDRPDIIKGIGIWVLDKKEWQEVARMPHKFFQGFGELDDVFTSSGNDDLIYIQSYGAPALLVFDLYQKQWKWSQKCPVTKRFPLQLFTGFSFEPRLEVAP, encoded by the coding sequence ATGGAGGGTGAGACGTCGTGGGTCACTCATTGTTTGGATGATGTAGGCAGAGAGGTTTCGCAGCTTGAAGGGTTTTCCGAGATAAGCGATGAGGGCAGTAAGGACTCGTTGGTTTCTTTGGATTCCATTCTCCCTGATGATCTGCTAGAGAGAATTCTAGCATATTTGCCAATCGCAAGCATTTTCAGGATGGGTTCGGTGTGTAAAAGGTGGAACGAGATAGTCAATTCGAGGAGGTTTTTATGGAATTTCTCCAATATCTTGTCTCAAAAACCTTGGTACTTTATGTTTACCAGCAATGATAATCCAGCTGGATATGCATATGATCCCATCCTTAGGAAATGGTATGTCTTTGAACTTCCTTGCAATTTGACGTCCTGCTGGTTTATTGCTTCTTCGTGTGGATTGGTTTGCTTTATGGATAATCAAACTAGAAGCCAGCTGTTTGTGTGTAATCCCATTACGAAAAATTTTAGGAAGCTTGAAGAGCCGCCGCGGCTGAATTCATCGCCGGATTACAGCGCACTTGCCATATCCGTGGACCGGAAATCGCTTAGTTATACCATTTCTATTGTGAAATCTAAGCAAGTGCCTGGTGATTTCATTCAATGGGATACATCGATCCATGTTTACAATTCTGACACACAGTCATGGGTCACTTTGGCGACGGAGGTGTTGAGAGGGTGGAGGGGAGGTGATGAAAGTGTGATCTGCCACGGGGTTTTGTACTGCTTGATCTACTCAACCTTGGTCATGGGTGGTAACAGCAATCGACATGGCCTAATCATGTATGACCTTTCTCGCACTTCTTCTCATGCTTCTTTGATGGGAACTTTGATCCCGGTGCCTTGTTCTCTCACATGTGGCCGGCTGATGAACCTCAAGGAGAAGCTGGTGATGGTTGGTGGGATTGGGAAACCGGACCGGCCTGATATAATCAAGGGAATTGGCATTTGGGTCTTGGACAAGAAAGAATGGCAAGAGGTTGCAAGGATGCCCCACAAGTTCTTTCAAGGATTTGGGGAGCTTGATGATGTTTTCACAAGCAGCGGCAATGATGACCTCATATACATTCAGAGCTATGGGGCCCCGGCTCTGCTCGTGTTCGACCTGTACCAGAAGCAATGGAAGTGGTCACAGAAGTGCCCCGTGACTAAGCGATTCCCGCTTCAGCTCTTCACTGGTTTCTCCTTCGAACCGAGGCTTGAAGTTGCTCCTTAG
- the LOC131241273 gene encoding F-box/kelch-repeat protein At3g61590-like isoform X2, giving the protein MGSVCKRWNEIVNSRRFLWNFSNILSQKPWYFMFTSNDNPAGYAYDPILRKWYVFELPCNLTSCWFIASSCGLVCFMDNQTRSQLFVCNPITKNFRKLEEPPRLNSSPDYSALAISVDRKSLSYTISIVKSKQVPGDFIQWDTSIHVYNSDTQSWVTLATEVLRGWRGGDESVICHGVLYCLIYSTLVMGGNSNRHGLIMYDLSRTSSHASLMGTLIPVPCSLTCGRLMNLKEKLVMVGGIGKPDRPDIIKGIGIWVLDKKEWQEVARMPHKFFQGFGELDDVFTSSGNDDLIYIQSYGAPALLVFDLYQKQWKWSQKCPVTKRFPLQLFTGFSFEPRLEVAP; this is encoded by the coding sequence ATGGGTTCGGTGTGTAAAAGGTGGAACGAGATAGTCAATTCGAGGAGGTTTTTATGGAATTTCTCCAATATCTTGTCTCAAAAACCTTGGTACTTTATGTTTACCAGCAATGATAATCCAGCTGGATATGCATATGATCCCATCCTTAGGAAATGGTATGTCTTTGAACTTCCTTGCAATTTGACGTCCTGCTGGTTTATTGCTTCTTCGTGTGGATTGGTTTGCTTTATGGATAATCAAACTAGAAGCCAGCTGTTTGTGTGTAATCCCATTACGAAAAATTTTAGGAAGCTTGAAGAGCCGCCGCGGCTGAATTCATCGCCGGATTACAGCGCACTTGCCATATCCGTGGACCGGAAATCGCTTAGTTATACCATTTCTATTGTGAAATCTAAGCAAGTGCCTGGTGATTTCATTCAATGGGATACATCGATCCATGTTTACAATTCTGACACACAGTCATGGGTCACTTTGGCGACGGAGGTGTTGAGAGGGTGGAGGGGAGGTGATGAAAGTGTGATCTGCCACGGGGTTTTGTACTGCTTGATCTACTCAACCTTGGTCATGGGTGGTAACAGCAATCGACATGGCCTAATCATGTATGACCTTTCTCGCACTTCTTCTCATGCTTCTTTGATGGGAACTTTGATCCCGGTGCCTTGTTCTCTCACATGTGGCCGGCTGATGAACCTCAAGGAGAAGCTGGTGATGGTTGGTGGGATTGGGAAACCGGACCGGCCTGATATAATCAAGGGAATTGGCATTTGGGTCTTGGACAAGAAAGAATGGCAAGAGGTTGCAAGGATGCCCCACAAGTTCTTTCAAGGATTTGGGGAGCTTGATGATGTTTTCACAAGCAGCGGCAATGATGACCTCATATACATTCAGAGCTATGGGGCCCCGGCTCTGCTCGTGTTCGACCTGTACCAGAAGCAATGGAAGTGGTCACAGAAGTGCCCCGTGACTAAGCGATTCCCGCTTCAGCTCTTCACTGGTTTCTCCTTCGAACCGAGGCTTGAAGTTGCTCCTTAG